The Polaribacter sp. HaHaR_3_91 genomic sequence CTATTGGAATGATTATAATTTATATGCAAAAGGACAAATTGCTTTATCACTTTTTAGAAGCGATGAAAAAACAACTGCTAATCAGATTTTAAAATCGTTAAAAGAAAATTCAATTACTTCAGATGAATTAGGAATGTATTGGAAAGAAAACGCTGCTGGTTACTATTATTATCAAGCTCCTATAGAGACTCAGGCATTAATGATTGAAACATTTTCTGAAATAGAAAACAATACAGAAACCATTGATAACCTAAAAATTTGGTTACTTAAAAACAAGCAAACTAATAGTTGGAAAACGACCAAAGCAACCTCCGAAGCCGTATATGCATTATTGTTAAATGGAACTAATTGGATTTCAGTTACAGAAATGGTAGATATAAAGGTTGGTGACAAAGAAATTAATCCAACTAAGTTGGAAGAAGTAAAAGTAGAAGCCGGAACTGGTTATTTTAAAACTTCTTGGAATGGAAATGAAATCACACCAAAAATGGCAACAATTACCATCAATAAAAAAGGAGAAGGAATTGCTTGGGGAGGTTTGTATTGGCAATATTTTGAAAATCTAGACAAAATTACTTCCGCAGACACACCTTTAAAACTGGATAAGAAATTATTCTTAAAAGTAAATTCAGACACAGGAAAAGAGTTACAGGAAGTAACAAAAAATACACAGTTAAAGGTTGGCGATTTAATTACAGTTAGAATAGAACTAAGGAGCGATAGAGATATGGAATTTATTCACATGAAAGACATGAGAGCTTCTGGAGTAGAACCTATAAATGTTTTATCTAGCTATAAATGGCAAGACAATTTAGGATATTACGAAAACACTAAAGATGCCGCAACAAACTTCTTTTTTGATCGATTACCAAAAGGAGTCTATGTTTTTGAATATGATCTGAGAGTTAATAATGCTGGAAATTTCAGCAACGGAATTACTACCATACAAAGCATGTATGCTCCAGAGTTTAGCAGTCATTCTAAAGGTGTAAGAATTAATGTGTTATAAATTTAAGCATATTACCTAGCAAAATAATACCTCTTATATTTTGAAACAAGAGTTGAAAGGTTGTAATTTGGGGCAACCCCCAATTTGACATAAAATGCAGAAAATATTATTAGCCCTCAGTTTAATATTTGTAGTAAACTTAACAGTAAAATCCCAAAATATATCAGACCATGCAATTGGTGTACGTATAGCCGGCGGAAATGGAACCGGAGGAGAAATCTCCTACCAAAAACATTTAGACAATAACAACCGTTTAGAAGTTGACTTAGGAATAGCCAGCGAAATTAACGACTTTAAATTAACAGGTACATACCAATGGCTATGGAGCATCGAAAAACAATTTAACTGGTACGCCGGAGTTGGTGGTGGAGTTGTTTCTGCTAGTAAATTTGGTGTTTATGGAGCCGGAGTTGTAGGACTTGAGTATAACTTTGACGCTCCAATAGTAGCTTCCTTAGATTACAGGCCAGAACTTGGTTTCTCTGGTTCTTTTGGTTTTATTTCCAATATAGGTTTAGCTGTAAGGTATCAATTTTAAAAAAAAAGAACCTTTTAAAAGCCCTTCTACTTTAAAACTAGAAGTTTTTTATGTGATTATCTTTGCTTTAAAATTTAATGACAAAGTTCATTTAGATTAAATTATAAATATAACTTTGTCCTTTAATAAAAAACACACTTAATTATGAAAAAAACACTTTTAATTATCGGTCTATTAGTAGCAGGAGCATTTTCTGTAAATGCACAAAGTATTTCTGAAAATGCAATAGGTCTACGATTTAGTGGAGGAAATGGAGTTGGAGGAGAAATCTCTTACCAAAGAGGATTAGGAGATAACAACCGTTTAGAAGTAGATTTAGGTTTAGCAAACGAGTTTTCTGATTTTAAAGCAACAGGTTTATACCAATGGGTTTGGAATTTAGAAGATAGATTTAATTGGTATGCAGGTGTTGGTGGTGGTCTTGTTTCTGCTAGCGGAGCAAGTATCTTTGGAGCTGGTGTTGTAGGTATTGAATATGATTTTAATGCACCTATTTTACTTTCTTTAGATTACAGACCTGAAGTAGGTATTTCTGGCAATTTAAATGGTGTAAATTCAGATATATCTTTAGCTGTAAGATATCAATTCTAAATAGAATACTTAACATAATAAAAGATCCTCTAAATTAATTTTTAGAGGATTTTATTTTTTACTCACTTTATCTAGCGGGATAAAACCCAAAGCTAATTACATTCAAAAATTTAAACCTAATGCTCCAAATTAGAAATTTACTTTTAAATAACTCAAGTAGTTTAGTTTATGCTATAGGTTTTAAAATTATTCTACTTTTTTAAACCTTATACTGTAGACTAAAGTTTCTATCAAAAAACCTTTTGAATCAATAATTCAATCGATAAAGGTCATTTAAACGCAGTAATACATCTAAATTTGAACTATAATAAAAAACACACTTAATTATGAAAAAAACACTTTTAATTATCGGTCTATTAGTAGCAGGAGTATTTTCTGTAAACGCACAAAGTATTTCTGAAAATGCAATAGGTTTACGTTTAGGCGATAATGATGGATTTGGAGCAGAAGTATCTTACCAAAGAGCTTTAGGAGATAATAACAGATTAGAAATTGATTTGGGGTTAAGAGATAACAAAAACTACGACGGTTTTAAAGCTACCGGTATTTACCAATGGGTTTGGAATATTGAAGGAGGTTTTAACTGGTACGCAGGTGTTGGTGGTGGTTTAGGAAACTATAGTGGAAAAGACAACAACGATGATTTTTCTGAAACATTTGCTTTTGCAGCTGGTGATATTGGAATTGAGTATAATTTTACAGACGCACCAATATTACTTTCTTTAGATTTAAGACCAGAATTTGGTTTTGGAAATACTTATAATGATTTTGATAATGACATTGCATTCAGTATTAGATACCAGTTCTAGATAATAAAAGATTTTATAAAAAAAATCCTCTAAATTAATTTTTTAGAGGATTTTCTTTTTTTACTCGCTTTTGCTAGCGGATTAAAATCTAAGGCCAACTGCAACCAATAGTTTAGGTCTTCCTCTAAATCTACCGCTTCTTCAGAGAGAAATACAAAACCTTTCATCGGTTTTCCTGTAAAATTCATTTTATTACAACCATCCTTTACTAAAGATTCTTCATAAACATCAGGATTAATACGTGCCATAATTTCCTCTTTTATTACAGCAACATACATTTTATCATCTACCATAAATAATAAGCCTCCCATCATCTTTTTAGTGATAAAGAAAACACTTTTCTCTTTTAAAAATTGAGAAACTCTATCTGCTAAATATTCACTATAAGCCATTATTATTTTTATTTAAGCGGATAACTTTGTAATATTTTATGAAAAACTTCTTTAAAATAAAGTATTCTTTTTTCTGGACTTCTTTTCTCTTTTATAGTTGATGTTAAAATTCCTTCCCAAAAAAGCTGGTTGGTTTTGGCATCTACAAATTCTACCATTATTTCTTCATCGAGTTTTTTTCCGCCAATTGGTATTCCGCCAGAAACTCCAATTCCACCATTTCTTCCTCCACTTCCTAAACCAATTGCAATAGTATTAGTAACTTTAGGTGCTGATGTTTTTGCCTTAAAATTGATATAAAAATTTGGTTTTTCTACCTCATTGAATCCTAATTCTCCCATTTCTTCAAATAGAGCATCTGCTGCCCTATCTACATCAAATTCATTTAAACCTGCACCAATATCATCAAAAAAAGCATAGGTTTTATATTCCTTAAAGTTGGTATTCTCATCATAATCTGTTATTACTTTAGATGTTGAGCAACTCATTAATAAGAGTAAAATGAAGTATTGGACTTTTTTCATCAGAAATATTATTTATTTTCTTTAATCACAACTCTTGTAGGCGTATCTTTTCCACTAATAATACTCTCTGTTCCTTTAGCAACCGCCTTTATGGTTTCTGTAATAACCGTCATATTTAAAGTTTCTACTTCATCTGATACTTGGTGGTAATCTTTATCAACATCTATTGGTGTTGTAGAAAAAGTATGAGAAGGCACACCTAATCTCGCCAAAGAGGCATTGTCTGATCTAAAAAATAAATTAAACTTTTTATACGGATCTGCAAATAGTTGATAACCGGTTCCTTCTAAATTCTTCTGAATAATTTTTCCGAAATCAGATCTTTCAAAACCTGTTAACCAAGCAGTATTTGGACCAAAACTTGGCACTTTACCAATCATTTCTAAATTAATACCTGCAACAAACTTATCTGCATCAATACCTTTTCCAAAATGCGTAGAACCAATTAATCCCATTTCTTCAGCCGTAAAGGCCACAAAAAGAATGGTTCTTTCATTGTTTGCTTTCATTTTAAAGTATTCGGCCAATGCTAAAATTCCTGTTACTCCAGAAGCATCATCATTTGCACCATTATAAATACTATCTAATTGCCCTTCTTTTTTACTAATTCCTAAATGATCATAATGGGCAGAAATAACTACAATTTCATTTTTCTTAGATTTCCCTTCTAAAATTCCGATAATATTACTGGTTGTAATTTCTTTTTTAGACCTTTTATCGCTAAACGTAAACGTTTGTCTATAATTTTTTAGAGTATCATAAGTGGTTAAACCAATTCTTTTAAATTCATTTTCTATGTATTTAGCCGCTTTTTCAATTCCTGGTGTTCCAGATTTTCTACCTTCCATATCATCCGAAGCTAGTGTATAAAGGTGTTTTTTTACAGTAATAGAATCTATCGTTGCTACCTTTTTTTTCGTTTTAACTACTTTGGAACTTTCTTTACAAGAAATAATAACTGCAAACAAAAGGACATAAACTAAATTCAATTTCTTCATTCTAATAGATTTTTAAAAGGCTAAATATAGCTAATTTTATTTCGTATTTTTGCTGAAAATATATAAAATGGATTTATCTCTTATACCAAACATAAAACACTTAAACTCAAATAACTTTTTTTTACTTGCAGGTCCTTGTGCCATAGAAAGTGAAGAAATGGCTATGAGAATTGCTGAAAAAGTAATTACAATTACAGACAAATTAGAAATTCCTTATATTTTTAAGGGGAGTTTTAAAAAAGCAAATAGAAGTAGAATTGATAGCTTTACAGGAATTGGAGATGAAAAAGCATTGAAAATTTTACGTAAAGTTTCAGAAACTTTTAATGTACCAACTGTTACCGATATTCATGAAGTCTCAGATGCTATAAAAGCCGCAGAATATGTAGATGTTTTACAGATTCCTGCTTTTTTAGTGCGCCAAACAGATTTAGTGGTTGCAGCTGCACAAACTGGTAAGGTTGTCAACCTAAAAAAAGGGCAATTTATGAGCCCTGGTGCTATGAAACACGCAGTACAAAAAGTAAAAGATGCAGGATCTGAAAAAGCTTGGATTACAGATAGAGGTACTATGTTTGGTTACCAAGACATGATTGTAGATTTTAGAGGAATCCCAGAAATGAGAAAATTTGCTCCTACAATTTTAGACGTTACGCATTCTTTACAACAACCAAATCAAGAAGCTGGTGTTACTGGTGGAAGACCAGATATGATTGAAACTATTGCCAGAGCCGGAATTGTAAATAATGTTGATGGTTTATTTATTGAAACTCATTTTGACCCTGCAAATGCAAAATCTGACGGAGCAAACATGTTACATTTAGACAATTTAGAAGGTTTATTAACCAACTTGGTTGCTATTAGAAAAACGATTAATAGTTTATAAAAAAAACATTTTTAGGGCGTTTTAACAGGCTTTCACTACTCGCTTTTTTTCTGAAAAAGAAAAAAGAGCTCAAACAAACCGTTCAATCCTTAACGCGCTTACCCAGTTCACATAAAAAAAATAATTTCACAATTCCTGTAAGGTCTTTTTCTTGATATTGCAGGAATTATTTTCTTTTATAAAATCCTTTTTCTTTAAGTTGATGCGCTTCGGCTAAAACAGATAGTAAAATTTCTTCATTAATAGCATCAATAGAAGTATAACGAAGTGATTTTATAACCTTTCTATTTTCTGAAATTAAATGCTCATTGTATTTTGTTAAATGAGCAGAAACCCAAAAACCAACATCTACATATCCTTTTTTCTTTGAAGGATTTAAATAACAAAATGGCTTTTCATCTAAATAATAAAAAGGCATTTTCCATTTAAATTGTAAATCAACTTCAGGGAAATTAGTTTCAATTAAAATCTGCAAATGCATTAAAATGGATTTGAAAGGTTCTGGTTGGTTTAAAATGTATTCTTCTGCAGGTTTCATTGTTGTATATTCGCGAAAGTTAAAAAATAACAGTTACATGAACGATAATTATCAAATTAATTTCTCTTTAAAAGGATTTACAAGTATTTTAATTGGTGCTTACTTTTTTATTGGAGGCTTTTTTATAGAAACCATATTAAAAGGTTCTCTAACTAAAGAAACTCCTTTAAATTTATCTTATAAAACTACAGAAATATTAATTATTACAACTGTTCTACTCGTTTTTATTTTTTCTTCTTTGACTTTATTTTTTAATGGAAAAAGAAATCCTAAAAAATTACAATATCAACTTTGGAATGATAATAGCAAAGTAGCTTTAAAAAAATATATACTTGCATTTGTAGCTATTTTTACTTCGTTACTAATTTTAATGAATCTTGGTTTTATAACCTACCTTACTCCTGCTTTCCTTATTTTATACGGACTTTTACTATTTTCCATAAAGCATAAAGATCGAAAAAAACTATTAATTTTAGCGGGCTTAAGTATTTTTTTAGCAGTAATCTGTTTCTTAATACCTACTTACTGGTCTGCATCTCTTTCTATTTTAGGAATTGCCCATGTAGCGTATGGTGTTGCTGTAAAAGAGTAATTTTACAAGTCATCCTACATCAGTTCATCAATAAAAACTAAAAACAATAAATTTTTGTTGCCCAATTGATTTTTTTATTTTTACTTTGTAATTCAAAGTTCTTTAAGAAATGAGTCAAGAAGATTATTTAAGAGACATATCAGAAATTAAAAACTTAATGAGTAAATCATCAAAATTTATTTCATTGAGTGGTTTGTCTGGTATTTTAGCAGGAATTTACGCTTTAGTTGGCGCTGGGTATGCATATTGGTTGGTAGAACAAAAAGGAGGTGGAATTCTTACTTTAGACGGCGAAGTTTTTCGTTTGGCACTAATAGATTTACTTTTAGTCGGAACTCTTAGTATAGCAACAGCTATCTTTTTAACCACCAGAAAAGCCAAGAAAAACAATGAGAAAATATGGGATCCTTTAACTAGAAGAATATTATTAAATTTTATAATACCTTTGGTCGCTGGTGGAATTTATATCATCATAATTTTAAACCAACAACGTTACGGACAAACAGGTGCATTAATGTTATTGTTTTATGGTTTGGCGCTATTTAATGCCTCTAAATATACTTTGGGTGACGTAAAATATTTAGGACTTACTCAGATAGTCTTAGGTTTATTATCAGCTATTTTACCTGGTTATGGTTTTTGGTTTTGGGTACTTGGTTTTGGAGTAATGCACATTTTATATGGAGCTGTTATGTATTTTAAATACGATAGAAAATAACCTCTTTTAATAATAAATAGACCTTAGTTGAAAAATATAATTCTAAATATAAATAAAGCTTTTGATCATCGAATACGACTTGGTATTATGTCTGTTTTGATGGTGAATGAATATGCAGATTTTAATACTTTAAAAGAATTATTAGGTGCCACAGATGGTAATTTAGCAAGTCATACAAAAGCTTTAGAAAAAGTAGATTTTATAAAGGTTGAAAAACAGTTTATTGGCAGAAAACCAAACACAAAATACTTAGCAACCGAATTAGGTAAAATGGAATTTAAAAAGCACATTGAAGCACTGGAAAAATTAATTAAAAATAAATAAATCTATTTTTTTACACACTTACTTTGAATTTCAAAGTACTTCAAATAAAACGAATCAATTTAAAAAAAATATAAATAAATTAATAACTATGGAAACAAATAATCAACAACAAGGAAAATTTGGTAGATGGGTAAAAACATCAATTACTGCAAGAATGCTAATGGTAGGCGTTTTAATTGTGGTTTTAATGATTCCGCTCTCTTATATTAAAAATTTAATCTACGAAAGAATGATACGTCAACAAGAAGTTGTTAGTGAAATCAATCAAAAATGGGGAGAAGAAGTTCTAATTTATGGTCCTATTTTAAAAGTACCTTATAAAACATATTCAGAAAAAACGATAACAAATCCAATTACTAAAGAGGTACAAAAAGAAACAATTACCAAAATAAAATATGCTTACTTTTTCCCTAAAAAGTTGGTCATAAATTCAACCATAAATCCAGAAGAAAAAACGAGAGGAATCTATAAAACCGCCGTTTATAAAAGTAGCATAGCTATTAATGGAAGTTTCTCTAAACCCGATTTTTCGGAAATAGAAATCAACGACAAAGATATTCTTTGGGATAAAACAAGAGTAATTATACAATCTTCAAATTTAAAAGGAGCTGCTAGTTTGTTTGAAATTCAGTTTCATAAAAACAAGTATCAATTAACTTCTAAGAACTTTAAAAACACAGATTCTAATATAGCGTACAACACAGATTATGTAGATTTAAACGAATTAGAAAGCAATAACTTACAACTTTTAGACGTACCAAACGGAAAGGAAACTTCGTTTGCGATAACCATAAAAATGAAAGGTAGTAAACAGATTCGTTTTATACCAGTAGGACAAGAAACAGATGTTAATATCAATTCTGATTGGAAAACTGCTAATTTTATTGGAGAATATTTACCTCATAATTCAGATAAAATTACAGAAGAAGGTTTTAATGCAAAATGGAAAATTTTAGATATCAACCGACCTTTTTCTCAGCAATATTTTAACGGAATTCCTAATTTAAATAACTATGCTTTTGGAGTTAATTTTTTAATTCCTGTTGATGAATATCAAAAAAGTGAGCGCTCTGCTAAATATGGATTTTTAGTAATTGGACTTACGTTCTTAATTTTCTTTTTAATACAATCTATGAGTAAAATTAATATCCATC encodes the following:
- a CDS encoding TfoX/Sxy family protein — protein: MAYSEYLADRVSQFLKEKSVFFITKKMMGGLLFMVDDKMYVAVIKEEIMARINPDVYEESLVKDGCNKMNFTGKPMKGFVFLSEEAVDLEEDLNYWLQLALDFNPLAKASKKRKSSKKLI
- a CDS encoding DUF4136 domain-containing protein, with translation MKKVQYFILLLLMSCSTSKVITDYDENTNFKEYKTYAFFDDIGAGLNEFDVDRAADALFEEMGELGFNEVEKPNFYINFKAKTSAPKVTNTIAIGLGSGGRNGGIGVSGGIPIGGKKLDEEIMVEFVDAKTNQLFWEGILTSTIKEKRSPEKRILYFKEVFHKILQSYPLK
- a CDS encoding M28 family peptidase is translated as MKKLNLVYVLLFAVIISCKESSKVVKTKKKVATIDSITVKKHLYTLASDDMEGRKSGTPGIEKAAKYIENEFKRIGLTTYDTLKNYRQTFTFSDKRSKKEITTSNIIGILEGKSKKNEIVVISAHYDHLGISKKEGQLDSIYNGANDDASGVTGILALAEYFKMKANNERTILFVAFTAEEMGLIGSTHFGKGIDADKFVAGINLEMIGKVPSFGPNTAWLTGFERSDFGKIIQKNLEGTGYQLFADPYKKFNLFFRSDNASLARLGVPSHTFSTTPIDVDKDYHQVSDEVETLNMTVITETIKAVAKGTESIISGKDTPTRVVIKENK
- the kdsA gene encoding 3-deoxy-8-phosphooctulonate synthase yields the protein MDLSLIPNIKHLNSNNFFLLAGPCAIESEEMAMRIAEKVITITDKLEIPYIFKGSFKKANRSRIDSFTGIGDEKALKILRKVSETFNVPTVTDIHEVSDAIKAAEYVDVLQIPAFLVRQTDLVVAAAQTGKVVNLKKGQFMSPGAMKHAVQKVKDAGSEKAWITDRGTMFGYQDMIVDFRGIPEMRKFAPTILDVTHSLQQPNQEAGVTGGRPDMIETIARAGIVNNVDGLFIETHFDPANAKSDGANMLHLDNLEGLLTNLVAIRKTINSL
- a CDS encoding DUF1801 domain-containing protein, whose protein sequence is MKPAEEYILNQPEPFKSILMHLQILIETNFPEVDLQFKWKMPFYYLDEKPFCYLNPSKKKGYVDVGFWVSAHLTKYNEHLISENRKVIKSLRYTSIDAINEEILLSVLAEAHQLKEKGFYKRK
- a CDS encoding transcriptional regulator, producing MKNIILNINKAFDHRIRLGIMSVLMVNEYADFNTLKELLGATDGNLASHTKALEKVDFIKVEKQFIGRKPNTKYLATELGKMEFKKHIEALEKLIKNK
- the creD gene encoding cell envelope integrity protein CreD is translated as METNNQQQGKFGRWVKTSITARMLMVGVLIVVLMIPLSYIKNLIYERMIRQQEVVSEINQKWGEEVLIYGPILKVPYKTYSEKTITNPITKEVQKETITKIKYAYFFPKKLVINSTINPEEKTRGIYKTAVYKSSIAINGSFSKPDFSEIEINDKDILWDKTRVIIQSSNLKGAASLFEIQFHKNKYQLTSKNFKNTDSNIAYNTDYVDLNELESNNLQLLDVPNGKETSFAITIKMKGSKQIRFIPVGQETDVNINSDWKTANFIGEYLPHNSDKITEEGFNAKWKILDINRPFSQQYFNGIPNLNNYAFGVNFLIPVDEYQKSERSAKYGFLVIGLTFLIFFLIQSMSKINIHPFQYLMIGIALTMFYTLLISISEHSSYFKAYLIAGASVVTLITLYSKSILKNIKFSVFIGVSLTALYTFIFVIIQLENYALLVGSIGLFVILAAVMFASRKIDWENN